Proteins found in one Oryza glaberrima chromosome 4, OglaRS2, whole genome shotgun sequence genomic segment:
- the LOC127769748 gene encoding RING-H2 finger protein ATL68-like, whose product MLGSGLNLVSAALGFGMTAAFVAFVCARFVCCRARRADARASRPHPSPVDFDADFPSDFDRPIEHSRSGLEPLAVAAIPTMKYNCEAFHSEDDTQCSICLSEYKEKDILRIVPICHHNFHLYCLDAWLLKQTTCPICRISLKELPDGKSTVSSAPTMSQPPTLPESSVNPTSHFLPVHQEHRSHQDGPDMPESVEVVIEIRQ is encoded by the exons ATGCTGGGGTCGGGCCTGAATCTCGTCAGCGCGGCGCTCGGCTTCGGCATGACCGCCGCCTTTGTCGCGTTCGTCTGCGCGCGGTTCGTCTgctgccgcgcccgccgcgcggACGCTCGCGCGTCACGGCCACACCCCTCGCCGGTGGACTTCGACGCGGACTTCCCCTCGGATTTCGATCGCCCG ATAGAGCATTCCCGCAGTGGGTTGGAACCATTGGCTGTTGCTGCAATTCCTACAATGAAGTATAACTGTGAAGCTTTCCATTCGGAAGATGACACCCA GTGCTCCATATGTTTAAGTGAATACAAGGAGAAGGACATTCTAAGAATTGTACCTATTTGTCATCATAACTTTCACCTTTACTGCTTAGATGCATGGTTGCTGAAGCAGACTACTTGCCCAATATGCCGGATCTCATTGAAAGAACTGCCTGATGGAAAATCGACCGTATCCTCTGCTCCTACCATGTCTCAACCCCCCACCCTCCCTGAGAGTTCTGTTAATCCAACATCTCATTTCCTCCCAGTTCATCAAGAACACAGAAGCCACCAGGATGGCCCAGATATGCCAGAATCTGTAGAGGTGGTTATTGAAATCCGACAGTGA